In Polaribacter pacificus, the genomic window AAAAAGTAATTGGAAGGAATACAGATATTGTTCTGTTGAGAGATGGTCGAAAAATGATAGTACATTCCTTTACAGGGGTTTTTGAATATATTAACGAAATTAAACAATTTAGAATTCTTCAAAAGAATAGAGATGGGATCGAAATTGAGTATATTCCTGCAACTAATTTTAAAGGTAGTGTTCTAAATGAAGCAAGAATAAAGCTTCAAGAATATATACAGGATGAAAAGTTTTTGATTATTTTTAAGGAGGTTGATGAAATTAAAAGTTTAAAATCTGGAAAGACTCAAATAATAGAATCTTTAATTAATGAAGGTCATGAAGAAGAATAGTCCATTAGTTTCAATTATTACTCCCTGTTATAATTCTGAAGTCTTTATTGAAGAAGCTATAAAAAGTGTTCAAGCACAGACTTATGAAAATTGGGAAATGCTTATAACAGATGATGGTTCTGAGGATAATTCAATAGAGATTATCAAGAAAATGATAGAGCTTGACACAAGAATTCAGTTATTTTCAATTCAAAACTCTGGGCCTGCTGTAGCGAGAAATAAATCAATTAAGCATGCAAGTGGACAGTATCTTGCCTTTTTAGACAGCGATGATATTTGGTTTCCAAATTTTATAGAGACTTCCTTGACTCATATAGAGAAATCTGAAGGCTTTGTGTTTGCTTCTTATAAACGTTGCGATGAGGTTACTTTAAAAGATGTCTATGAAGATTTTATTGTGCCAGAAAGGGTTACTTATTTTGATATACTTAAAACTAATTCAATAAGCTGTTTGACTGCTTTTATCGATGTTAAAAAATTAGGAGTAGAATATATGCCAGAAGTACTCTTTAGACAAGATATGGGGTTGTGGTTAAAATATTTAAAGAAAATTAATTTTGCAATTGGAATAAAAGAAGTTCTTGCTATATATAGAATTAGAGAAGGATCTCATTCTAGAAATAAAATCAAATTATTAAAGCCACAATGGTATTTTTACCGACAAGTAGAAAAAATTTCTGTGTTGATGTCTATTTATTTAATGTTAATTTGGGGTTTTAATGGTTTTAGAAAATACAAATCTTAATAAAATTATATTAGCAATAATAATCTTCGTACTTTTGATTTAATTAGCCTAAACTTTGCAGTGAAAAAGAACGCATCTTATATTGACATATCAGAAAGAAAACTCTTGTTGAGGTTTTTAGATATAGTAGTCATTTTCGCTACCATATTTTTTATGTATACGTATTTTGATTATACGTATCTAGATATTAATAAGCCTTTGGCCACTCAATGGCTTTTTGTATTAGTGATTTACTTTTTACTTTTTGGTGAAATTTTTCAGTTGTATAATATTAGCAATTCAAATGATCGGTTTTTAGTATTAAAAAGTATTGTTTTAACAGCAATAAGTACAACTTTATTTTATGTCTTTTCTCCTTATATAACACCTTCATTGCCTTTAAATAGATTAGAAATCTTATATTTCTTTTTTATTATTTCTATTCCAGTATTAATTTGGCGTTTTTTATATATTGCTTTTTTATTTTCACCAAAATATTTTAAAAACATTATTGTAATTGGAAGCGCTGTCAACTCAGAAGCTTTACTTAAGCTTATTAAGCGTAAAAAAATGCATAAAGTATTGGCTTATGTTTCGAATAATAAAATTAATGGTTTCGAAAATTATTTTAATACCTTAGATGTTGATTTGTTGACTTTGGTTGAAAATCAGCCAGTGTCAGAATTGATCGTTTCTACCAAAGGTTTTTCAGAAGAAGAAATTCTGGATTTGAATAAACATTTAATTCCTCTGTTCAAAAAAGGAATTAACATTAAAAGTTTTGAAAAGTATTATGAAGAAATTACTGATAGTGTTCCTAAAGAGTATCTAAATAATAACTTTTATCAGAATATCAATTTTAGTCAAAACAATGATAACCGCTTTTATTTATTTGTTAATACTATTATAGATAGTATCGTTTCTATTGTTGGTCTTGTTCTTTTACTAGGAATACTACCTATTGTTTTTATTGGAAACTTAATCGGTAATCGTGGACCTTTATTTTATTTTCAAGATCGTGTTGGTAAAAAAGGAAAAACTTTCAAGATTGTAAAACTGCGATCTATGGTTCCTAATGCAGAAAAAAATGGTGCAGTTTGGGCGTCTAAAAACGATTCGCGTATAACTCTTTTTGGTAAGTTTTTAAGAAATACCCGATTGGATGAGGTTCCTCAGTTTTATAATATTTTAAAAGGCGATATGAATTTAATTGGACCTAGACCAGAACGTCCAGAATTTGTGAAGGGTTTAGAAGAAAAAATCCCATTTTATGGAATTAGGCATGTTGTGAGACCAGGACTTACCGGTTGGGCACAAGTTAATTATCCGTACGCAAGTACAGTAGAAGATCAGGAAACTAAACTTCGTTATGATTTGTATTATATCAAAGAAAGAAACTTTTTTCTTGATTTTAAAATCATCATTAAAACCATTACAACCGTATTATTTTTTAGAGGTCAGTAAGCTGTATTTTAAAAGCCAGAAGTATCGAACTGTTATTAGTATTAAAAATGGAAAAACGGCCGTAGGTAATAACTGTATTTTAAAAATCCATACAAGAAACACCGCAAAAATCATTACCAGGGCTATTAATAGATAGTTTTTAAGCCATCTTTTCCCAATTCCTTTCCTAAGCCCAAAAGCAACAAATAAATTAGGGGCAAAAGCCCATAAAAGATTGAAATTATTAGGGGTAGCACTATGGTCTGTAAAAAACCAAAGAAAGCAAATAATAACCCCTATAAGACCTGTTATTAAGAAAATAAGGCTGTCAAACCATTTGCTTAGGCTCTTTTT contains:
- a CDS encoding glycosyltransferase family 2 protein, translating into MKKNSPLVSIITPCYNSEVFIEEAIKSVQAQTYENWEMLITDDGSEDNSIEIIKKMIELDTRIQLFSIQNSGPAVARNKSIKHASGQYLAFLDSDDIWFPNFIETSLTHIEKSEGFVFASYKRCDEVTLKDVYEDFIVPERVTYFDILKTNSISCLTAFIDVKKLGVEYMPEVLFRQDMGLWLKYLKKINFAIGIKEVLAIYRIREGSHSRNKIKLLKPQWYFYRQVEKISVLMSIYLMLIWGFNGFRKYKS
- a CDS encoding exopolysaccharide biosynthesis polyprenyl glycosylphosphotransferase, coding for MKKNASYIDISERKLLLRFLDIVVIFATIFFMYTYFDYTYLDINKPLATQWLFVLVIYFLLFGEIFQLYNISNSNDRFLVLKSIVLTAISTTLFYVFSPYITPSLPLNRLEILYFFFIISIPVLIWRFLYIAFLFSPKYFKNIIVIGSAVNSEALLKLIKRKKMHKVLAYVSNNKINGFENYFNTLDVDLLTLVENQPVSELIVSTKGFSEEEILDLNKHLIPLFKKGINIKSFEKYYEEITDSVPKEYLNNNFYQNINFSQNNDNRFYLFVNTIIDSIVSIVGLVLLLGILPIVFIGNLIGNRGPLFYFQDRVGKKGKTFKIVKLRSMVPNAEKNGAVWASKNDSRITLFGKFLRNTRLDEVPQFYNILKGDMNLIGPRPERPEFVKGLEEKIPFYGIRHVVRPGLTGWAQVNYPYASTVEDQETKLRYDLYYIKERNFFLDFKIIIKTITTVLFFRGQ